In Leguminivora glycinivorella isolate SPB_JAAS2020 chromosome 11, LegGlyc_1.1, whole genome shotgun sequence, a single window of DNA contains:
- the LOC125230871 gene encoding uncharacterized protein LOC125230871, translated as MTPEEKAAMELELKRLKAKRAALKGAVTRAEAFASNIASGSSPTAAMEVMLGLPPLYLHIQQEASLSAVRLNTLNIWSNTGVLHTKCLEKVYDEFPILRSGTDRIQKHVIFDKRYKIQLYEDDNYEGLNPKELRIFTDGSKTDNGSGSGTFSEDLNMSITTPLGAHNSVFQAECMGIINAAAAITARKVVGSSIRILSDSRAVLMALRSHLITSKLIHECHKRLMEVSHKNEIILQWIKGHSGSRGNDAADELARQGSSAGAIGPEPILPIPFSKVRSMLLSYTGKLHTAHWLNQTGCRQAKMAMPSISEKLTRTLLQLGKVRLRMVTSVITGHGLFNKHLFITGATDSPLCRGCMETEETAAHVVLECIGVAPYRAKYLGSPRDLPEVLLNIKGLVGFLEELGWQD; from the exons ATGACGCCAGAGGAAAAAGCTGCTATGGAGCTAGAACTCAAGCGCCTTAAGGCTAAGCGGGCGGCGCTCAAGGGAGCCGTCACGAGGGCCGAAGCCTTTGCAAGCAATATTGCAAGTGGCTCG AGTCCGACGGCAGCCATGGAGGTCATGTTGGGCCTTCCACCGCTATACCTGCACATACAGCAGGAAGCAAGCTTATCAGCGGTAAGGTTAAATACACTCAACATCTGGTCTAACACAGGAGTTCTTCACACAAAATGCCTGGAAAAAGTATACGACGAATTCCCAATCCTCAGGTCAGGTACGGATCGAATTCAAAAACATGTCATCTTCGATAAAAGGTACAAGATACAATTATACGAGGACGACAACTACGAGGGGCTCAATCCCAAGGAGCTTAGAATCTTCACAGATGGGTCGAAAACGGACAACGGGTCGGGCTCTGGGACCTTCTCAGAAGACCTGAACATGTCGATTACCACTCCGCTAGGAGCTCACAACTCGGTCTTCCAAGCTGAGTGCATGGGCATCATTAACGCGGCAGCTGCTATAACTGCAAGGAAGGTAGTAGGATCCTCCATCCGCATACTCTCTGACAGTAGAGCAGTCCTTATGGCTTTAAGGAGCCATTTAATTACATCCAAACTCATACACGAATGCCATAAACGACTAATGGAGGTAAGTCATAAAAACGAGATCATCCTACAATGGATCAAGGGACACAGCGGATCCCGAGGTAATGATGCTGCAGACGAGCTAGCCAGACAGGGGTCGAGTGCGGGGGCCATTGGCCCAGAACCAATTCTCCCGATACCATTCAGCAAGGTACGCTCAATGCTACTATCATATACAGGGaaactacacacagcacactgGCTAAACCAGACTGGATGCAGGCAAGCGAAAATGGCCATGCCCAGCATCAGTGAAAAACTCACAAGAACGCTCCTTCAACTAGGGAAGGTCCGTCTGAGAATGGTAACCAGTGTCATAACAGGTCATGGACTATTTAACAAACATCTTTTCATAACAGGTGCTACGGACAGTCCCCTGTGCCGAGGGTGCATGGAGACAGAGGAAACAGCTGCTCACGTGGTGCTGGAGTGCATCGGGGTGGCTCCATACAGGGCAAAATATCTCGGATCTCCGAGAGACCTCCCCGAGGTCCTACTCAACATCAAGGGTCTGgtaggatttctcgaggagtTGGGATGGCAGGACTAG